In the genome of Mucisphaera calidilacus, one region contains:
- a CDS encoding transketolase, whose product MSYDSTIHAKAGELIKLSYEMTAAAGSGHPTSCASLAHLVTVLMYDHMRYEPANPAHPSSDRLVLSEGHAVPVVYAACADLGVAIGKDKGNLRPMTVEDAMTLRAIDSVVDGHPNPVEGFPFFDAATGSLGQGLSVAAGLAAAAKIDALDKRVFCIIGDGESREGQIWEAVDFIKDHELKAVLPIFNCNVYAQSDVVSPQQTPETTAKKLEAAGYKALVIDGHRPGEIQAALNEHAETMSNPNAQPIAIVAKTVKGWGSASQQGDGHHGKPASGDGMAQALEELTATLNDLGAMADTKLSIKLMSPRNAETRDAIAAPSMDEALKGFGMEDVLSKGKLATRRAYGVALRALGQARADVVALDADVKNSTFAEMFSKDESLASRFLECRIAEQNMFSVAAGLSAAGKTAYTSTFAKFVARGYDQIEMAINSGANFKVVGSHAGISLAADGPSQMSLPDIAWFRSFATMTRPNGLPGCYVLQPSCAYQAYALTMAMADFDGVCYMRTLRPDMEFLYSANDTFTLGGHEVLSQGRDLLIVATGYMVHQANKALEELDKQGIDATLVDLYSIPFDSDAILDLANANNGNILTLEDNYGAGAGSAIADAASADGGGFTVQQMHVRNLPKSGRTTEDVMAYCGLSVNDIVKGAMSMLELSTA is encoded by the coding sequence ATGTCCTACGATTCCACCATTCACGCCAAGGCCGGCGAACTGATCAAGCTCAGCTACGAAATGACGGCGGCGGCCGGTTCGGGCCACCCCACGAGCTGCGCGAGCCTCGCGCACCTTGTCACCGTTCTGATGTACGACCACATGCGCTACGAGCCCGCGAACCCGGCACACCCGAGTTCGGATCGCCTCGTCCTGTCAGAGGGCCACGCGGTGCCGGTGGTCTACGCAGCCTGTGCTGACCTTGGTGTTGCGATCGGCAAGGACAAGGGGAACCTGCGTCCGATGACGGTTGAGGACGCCATGACGCTCCGTGCCATCGACTCGGTCGTCGACGGCCACCCGAACCCCGTCGAGGGCTTCCCCTTCTTTGACGCCGCCACGGGATCGCTCGGGCAGGGCCTGTCGGTGGCGGCGGGTCTGGCGGCCGCGGCGAAGATCGACGCACTGGACAAGCGCGTGTTCTGCATCATCGGCGACGGCGAGTCGCGCGAGGGACAGATCTGGGAGGCCGTTGACTTCATCAAGGACCACGAGCTCAAGGCGGTGCTGCCGATCTTCAACTGCAACGTCTACGCGCAGTCGGACGTGGTCAGTCCCCAGCAGACACCCGAGACGACCGCCAAGAAGCTGGAGGCCGCGGGGTACAAGGCGCTGGTGATTGACGGGCATCGCCCCGGCGAGATCCAGGCGGCCCTGAACGAGCACGCCGAAACCATGAGCAACCCCAACGCCCAGCCGATCGCGATCGTCGCCAAAACGGTCAAGGGCTGGGGCAGCGCGTCCCAGCAGGGAGACGGCCACCACGGCAAGCCGGCCAGCGGCGACGGGATGGCTCAGGCCCTGGAAGAACTGACCGCGACGCTCAACGACCTCGGGGCGATGGCCGACACGAAGCTCAGCATCAAGCTCATGAGCCCGCGGAACGCGGAGACGCGCGATGCGATAGCGGCTCCGAGCATGGACGAGGCCCTCAAGGGCTTCGGCATGGAGGACGTGCTGAGCAAGGGAAAACTCGCCACGCGTCGGGCTTACGGCGTCGCGCTACGTGCTCTGGGCCAGGCGCGTGCGGACGTGGTGGCACTGGACGCCGATGTGAAGAACTCGACGTTCGCCGAGATGTTCTCGAAGGACGAGTCGCTGGCGTCGCGTTTCCTCGAGTGCCGCATCGCGGAGCAGAACATGTTCTCGGTGGCCGCGGGCCTGTCCGCGGCGGGCAAGACGGCCTACACCTCCACCTTCGCGAAGTTTGTCGCCCGCGGTTACGACCAGATCGAGATGGCGATCAACTCGGGCGCGAACTTCAAAGTGGTGGGGTCGCACGCGGGCATCTCGCTGGCGGCGGACGGCCCGAGCCAGATGTCGCTGCCCGACATCGCGTGGTTCCGTTCCTTTGCGACGATGACCCGGCCGAACGGCCTGCCCGGCTGCTACGTGCTCCAGCCGTCGTGTGCCTATCAGGCCTACGCGCTGACGATGGCGATGGCCGATTTCGACGGCGTCTGCTACATGCGCACGCTCCGGCCGGACATGGAGTTCCTCTACTCGGCCAACGACACCTTCACGCTCGGCGGCCACGAGGTGCTCTCGCAGGGCCGCGACCTGCTGATCGTCGCCACGGGCTACATGGTGCACCAGGCCAACAAGGCGCTCGAAGAACTGGACAAGCAGGGCATCGACGCAACGCTGGTCGACCTCTACTCGATCCCGTTCGACAGCGACGCGATCCTGGACCTCGCGAACGCGAACAACGGGAACATCCTGACGCTGGAAGACAACTACGGCGCCGGTGCCGGCTCCGCGATCGCCGACGCCGCGTCGGCCGACGGCGGTGGCTTCACCGTGCAGCAGATGCACGTGCGCAACCTCCCCAAGTCGGGACGGACGACGGAGGACGTCATGGCCTATTGCGGCCTGAGCGTGAACGACATCGTCAAGGGTGCCATGAGCATGCTCGAACTCTCAACCGCATGA
- a CDS encoding MotA/TolQ/ExbB proton channel family protein, whose product MMASVSDELVSLIERGGVVMWPLLGLSVLALAMVLERLWFLFRAAGPGSRAEYEVLVGNPEADVRGGSIYAMTVSGLRGARTGSEARAVMSSSYGRLERFIPALSTIITVAPMLGILGTVLGIIESFELLTGSGETLDPTDVGAGIAEALITTATGLTVAIGTLIAQQVLVAWIRVIEGRLDVLAELGAGGASER is encoded by the coding sequence ATGATGGCTTCGGTGTCGGACGAGCTGGTGTCGCTGATCGAGCGTGGTGGTGTGGTCATGTGGCCGCTGCTTGGGCTGAGCGTGCTGGCACTGGCGATGGTCCTGGAGCGGCTCTGGTTCTTGTTTCGTGCCGCTGGCCCCGGGTCGCGTGCCGAGTATGAGGTGCTGGTGGGGAATCCCGAAGCGGACGTCCGAGGCGGGTCGATCTACGCGATGACGGTGTCCGGGCTGCGGGGGGCGCGGACAGGCTCGGAGGCACGGGCCGTCATGTCGTCGAGTTATGGGCGGCTCGAGCGCTTCATCCCCGCGTTATCGACCATCATCACGGTCGCACCGATGCTGGGGATCCTGGGCACGGTGCTGGGTATCATCGAAAGCTTCGAATTGCTGACCGGCTCGGGAGAAACACTCGACCCCACGGATGTGGGTGCGGGGATCGCGGAGGCCTTGATCACGACAGCGACGGGGCTGACGGTGGCGATCGGGACGCTGATCGCGCAACAGGTGCTGGTGGCGTGGATCCGCGTCATCGAGGGGCGGCTGGACGTGCTCGCAGAGCTTGGGGCGGGCGGAGCATCCGAGCGATAG
- the glgP gene encoding alpha-glucan family phosphorylase has translation MLKANSAKIRHFQVEPSLPEALKPLIDIANNLWWTWNYDAVELFVRLDQNLWTQTKHNPVKLLGMVSQDKLESAARDEGFLGQLQQVHQQLKTHVSRAPWMPDGQKDPNEYSICYFCSEFGMTESLQIYSGGLGLLAGDHLKSASELGIPLLAVGLLYRYGYFQQYLSSDGWQQETDPKLDFSQLPVHQVKDASGEQVKVSVRLPGRDVKIALWKVKVGKVDLYLLDTNLPENNTEDRTITGQLYGGDMEMRIKQEIVLGIGGVRALEAIGIRPDVCHMNEGHSAFLGLERIRRLIEDNDLAFDEARQAAAASHCFTTHTPVPAGIDRFPPEMIKRYFKDYHESLRLDMEGLLALGRENVGDKGEFFSMAVLAIRTADWCNGVSKLHGEVSRGMWQNVWPDVPTGEVPIGHVTNGVHARSWLDPQLVRLFDRYLGTPWREDQADKDVWRGIAEIPDEDLWRVHEDARQKLVVWAKRKLRTQMERQGKSPEMIRNHCEALSDDALTVGFARRFATYKRGTLLLRDMKRLERLLESEQRPIQFLIAGKAHPADGGGKALIRELVQFSNESKLGHRIVFLEDYDIGVARYLVQGCDIWLNTPRRGMEASGTSGMKAAMNGVLNCSILDGWWDEAYEPDLGWAIGRREEYANPEQGDDIESRALYDLLENQIIPLFYQRDDQGMPREWVARMKQCIGRLAPAFNTNRMVQDYTRKYYLPAARRAATMAADGLKNSVDMAHVKHRLHEHWDGIKILNINAQLDKPLELRQTLDVTAEINLAKLEPSEVRVQIFAGTIDNDGDMVGGSTIDMRHEKDLGGGKHKFVGVIEPTTSGRYGFAVRVIPGAELLDGFWEPGLICWDAPERPVAPVVEEKVEEKKVVASSAS, from the coding sequence ATGCTCAAAGCCAATTCAGCCAAGATTCGCCACTTCCAGGTGGAGCCGTCACTGCCTGAGGCGTTGAAGCCTCTTATTGATATCGCCAACAACCTCTGGTGGACCTGGAACTACGACGCGGTCGAGTTGTTCGTGCGTCTGGACCAGAACCTCTGGACCCAGACCAAGCACAACCCGGTCAAGCTGCTCGGGATGGTCTCGCAGGACAAACTCGAGTCGGCGGCTCGCGACGAGGGTTTCCTCGGTCAGCTCCAGCAGGTCCATCAGCAGCTCAAGACACACGTCTCCCGGGCGCCGTGGATGCCCGATGGGCAGAAAGACCCGAACGAATACTCGATCTGCTACTTCTGCTCCGAGTTCGGCATGACCGAATCGTTGCAGATTTACTCGGGCGGCCTGGGCCTCCTGGCCGGTGATCACCTCAAGTCGGCCTCGGAGCTGGGTATCCCGCTGCTCGCGGTGGGGCTGCTCTATCGCTACGGCTACTTCCAGCAGTACCTCAGCTCAGACGGCTGGCAGCAGGAAACCGACCCGAAGCTGGACTTCTCGCAGCTGCCCGTGCATCAGGTCAAGGACGCGAGCGGCGAACAGGTGAAGGTCTCGGTCCGCCTGCCCGGCCGTGACGTCAAGATCGCGCTGTGGAAAGTGAAGGTCGGCAAGGTCGATCTCTACCTGCTGGACACCAACCTGCCCGAGAACAACACCGAAGACCGCACGATCACCGGCCAGCTCTACGGCGGCGACATGGAGATGCGCATCAAGCAGGAGATCGTGCTTGGCATCGGCGGTGTCCGTGCCCTCGAGGCGATCGGCATCCGACCGGACGTCTGCCACATGAACGAGGGGCACTCGGCCTTCCTCGGCCTCGAGCGTATCCGCCGCCTCATCGAGGACAACGACCTGGCGTTCGATGAAGCGCGTCAGGCCGCGGCCGCGTCGCACTGCTTCACGACGCACACGCCCGTCCCCGCGGGCATCGACCGGTTCCCCCCGGAGATGATCAAACGCTACTTCAAGGACTACCACGAGAGCCTCCGCCTCGACATGGAGGGGCTGCTGGCGCTCGGCCGCGAGAACGTGGGCGACAAGGGCGAGTTCTTCTCGATGGCGGTCCTTGCGATCCGCACGGCCGACTGGTGCAACGGCGTCTCCAAGCTGCACGGCGAGGTCTCCCGCGGGATGTGGCAGAACGTCTGGCCCGACGTCCCGACCGGCGAGGTCCCCATCGGCCACGTCACCAACGGCGTGCACGCACGCAGCTGGCTGGACCCGCAACTCGTCCGCCTCTTCGACCGCTACCTCGGCACGCCCTGGCGTGAGGATCAGGCGGACAAGGACGTGTGGAGAGGTATCGCGGAGATCCCGGACGAGGACCTCTGGCGTGTCCACGAGGACGCCCGTCAGAAGCTCGTGGTCTGGGCCAAACGCAAGCTCCGCACCCAGATGGAGCGTCAGGGCAAGAGCCCGGAAATGATCCGCAACCACTGCGAGGCGCTGTCGGATGACGCGTTGACCGTCGGCTTCGCCCGTCGCTTCGCAACCTACAAGCGTGGTACGCTGCTCCTGCGTGACATGAAGCGCCTCGAGCGTCTGCTCGAGAGCGAGCAGCGTCCGATCCAGTTCCTCATCGCCGGCAAGGCACACCCCGCGGACGGCGGCGGCAAGGCCCTGATCCGCGAGCTGGTGCAGTTCTCCAATGAGAGCAAGCTGGGCCACCGCATCGTCTTCCTTGAGGACTACGACATCGGCGTGGCACGCTACCTGGTGCAGGGCTGCGACATCTGGCTCAATACCCCGCGTCGCGGCATGGAAGCCTCCGGCACATCGGGCATGAAGGCGGCCATGAACGGCGTGCTGAACTGCTCGATCCTCGACGGCTGGTGGGACGAGGCTTACGAGCCCGACCTCGGCTGGGCGATCGGCCGTCGTGAGGAGTACGCGAACCCCGAGCAGGGCGATGACATCGAGAGCCGTGCACTCTATGACCTGCTGGAAAACCAGATCATCCCGCTGTTCTACCAGCGTGATGACCAGGGCATGCCCCGCGAATGGGTCGCCCGGATGAAGCAGTGCATCGGCCGGCTGGCGCCCGCCTTCAACACCAACCGCATGGTTCAGGACTACACACGCAAGTACTACCTGCCCGCGGCCCGGCGTGCCGCGACGATGGCAGCCGACGGCCTGAAGAACTCGGTCGATATGGCGCACGTCAAGCACCGCCTCCACGAGCACTGGGACGGCATCAAGATCCTGAACATCAACGCTCAGCTGGACAAGCCCCTCGAGCTTCGCCAGACACTCGACGTGACTGCTGAGATCAACCTGGCCAAGCTCGAACCGAGCGAGGTTCGGGTGCAGATCTTCGCAGGAACGATCGATAACGATGGCGACATGGTCGGCGGATCAACCATCGACATGCGTCACGAGAAGGATCTCGGCGGCGGCAAGCACAAGTTCGTCGGCGTGATCGAACCGACCACCAGCGGCCGCTACGGATTCGCGGTCCGCGTGATCCCGGGTGCCGAGCTGCTCGACGGCTTCTGGGAGCCCGGCCTCATCTGCTGGGACGCTCCCGAGCGTCCGGTGGCCCCGGTCGTCGAGGAAAAGGTCGAAGAAAAGAAGGTCGTCGCCAGCAGCGCTTCCTGA
- a CDS encoding DUF1572 family protein: MKQGLKAEAVFTLRYSEARYLHVLAQLDEKDLWWRPYEAANAAGNIVLHACGNMRQWLIAGLGGGQDTRDREGEFAARSGHDAASLSRLLQETVNEAVSVIEGMEKDDWLETRHVQNWPVTGLGAMMHGVAHFEGHAQEVIYIARLRLGEAYRFKDVY, encoded by the coding sequence ATGAAGCAGGGCCTGAAGGCCGAGGCGGTCTTCACGCTTCGGTATTCCGAAGCCAGGTACCTCCACGTGCTGGCACAACTGGACGAGAAGGACCTCTGGTGGCGACCCTACGAGGCGGCGAACGCGGCGGGGAACATCGTGCTGCACGCGTGCGGCAACATGCGTCAGTGGCTGATCGCGGGCCTGGGCGGAGGGCAGGACACACGCGACCGAGAGGGTGAGTTCGCGGCGCGATCCGGTCATGACGCTGCCTCGTTGTCCAGACTGCTGCAGGAGACGGTGAACGAAGCGGTGTCCGTGATCGAGGGGATGGAGAAGGATGACTGGCTGGAAACTCGGCACGTGCAGAATTGGCCGGTGACGGGGCTGGGGGCAATGATGCACGGCGTTGCGCACTTCGAGGGTCACGCGCAGGAAGTGATCTATATCGCGAGGCTGCGCCTTGGCGAGGCCTACCGATTTAAGGACGTCTACTAG
- the thiL gene encoding thiamine-phosphate kinase, protein MAEEPLLRRVATRWHERAGVPVGPGDDMAVIEVGGARLLVAADPVIEGVHFEPGTHERRVAAKAVHRNCSDAAAMGAIPRATIMCVMLGQGCDQDAAERLLDALCDTADAAGCPSVGGDISVHDGPTTVAVTLIADPAGAEPVLRSRARAGDDLYVTGVLGGSMVDENGYIHHLDFSPRVAVGRALVEDASLRPNAMIDLSDGLARDLPRVLEASGGLGAEIELNRLPVREVVAGQDGWRRAIGDGEDYELLMSCSSAMPATIRGVRLTRIGRVVADGGLRYLTGDGRCFTEAELSGLGWEHGR, encoded by the coding sequence TTGGCGGAAGAACCGTTGCTGCGTCGGGTCGCGACACGCTGGCATGAGCGTGCGGGTGTGCCCGTAGGGCCGGGTGACGACATGGCGGTGATCGAGGTGGGGGGCGCTCGGCTGCTGGTGGCGGCAGACCCCGTGATCGAGGGTGTGCATTTCGAACCGGGAACGCACGAGCGTCGCGTGGCGGCGAAGGCGGTGCATCGCAACTGCTCGGACGCCGCGGCGATGGGAGCGATACCCCGGGCCACGATCATGTGCGTGATGCTGGGGCAGGGCTGCGATCAGGATGCCGCTGAGCGTCTGCTCGACGCGTTGTGTGACACGGCCGACGCAGCAGGGTGCCCGAGCGTGGGCGGGGACATCTCGGTGCACGACGGACCCACGACCGTCGCGGTGACCCTGATCGCGGACCCGGCAGGGGCAGAGCCGGTGCTGCGTAGCAGGGCGCGAGCGGGTGACGATCTGTACGTGACGGGCGTGCTCGGCGGTTCGATGGTGGATGAGAACGGATACATCCACCACCTCGATTTTTCGCCCCGGGTCGCCGTCGGACGGGCGCTGGTGGAAGACGCTTCGCTACGACCCAACGCCATGATCGACCTCAGTGACGGGCTGGCTCGCGACCTGCCCAGAGTTCTGGAAGCCTCCGGCGGGCTGGGTGCGGAGATCGAGCTGAACCGGTTGCCGGTGCGCGAGGTCGTCGCAGGACAGGACGGCTGGCGACGGGCCATCGGAGACGGGGAGGACTACGAGCTCTTGATGAGCTGCTCCAGCGCGATGCCGGCGACGATCCGCGGCGTGAGGCTGACGCGGATTGGTCGCGTAGTCGCGGACGGTGGCCTGCGCTACCTGACCGGGGACGGCCGCTGCTTCACGGAGGCCGAGTTATCTGGGCTGGGCTGGGAGCACGGAAGGTGA
- the tsaE gene encoding tRNA (adenosine(37)-N6)-threonylcarbamoyltransferase complex ATPase subunit type 1 TsaE encodes MSELRSLSLELADEEATLELGRRLGRLAPPGLLLALTGELGAGKTTLVRGLAEGLGLDAGVVSSPTFVFVQEYPVEGHPGVEALVHIDAYRLDGPAGLPGIGWEGDGEELRLNAVTVVEWADRVADGLPPERVTVSLRHRDEGREAVIEDPTGLIERQRLGYEHG; translated from the coding sequence GTGAGTGAGCTCCGGTCGTTGTCGTTGGAATTGGCGGATGAAGAAGCGACGCTCGAACTCGGTCGACGCCTGGGTCGCCTCGCGCCGCCGGGCCTGCTCCTCGCTCTGACAGGCGAACTGGGCGCGGGCAAGACCACACTGGTACGCGGGCTGGCGGAAGGACTTGGGCTGGACGCCGGGGTGGTGTCGAGCCCGACTTTCGTGTTCGTTCAGGAGTATCCGGTGGAGGGACATCCGGGCGTGGAGGCTTTGGTGCACATCGATGCCTACCGGCTGGACGGGCCCGCGGGACTGCCCGGGATCGGCTGGGAGGGTGACGGCGAGGAGCTGCGCCTAAACGCCGTAACGGTGGTGGAATGGGCGGATCGTGTCGCAGATGGCCTGCCGCCGGAGCGGGTGACGGTCTCGCTGCGGCACCGCGACGAAGGCCGAGAGGCCGTGATCGAGGACCCGACGGGACTCATCGAACGCCAGCGGCTAGGGTATGAGCATGGGTAA
- the yacG gene encoding DNA gyrase inhibitor YacG, translating to MGKKSAEAESQAAGKCAICREPIPDERVDMFCSDRCRTIDLGKWLDGSYTISRPIEQRDLEEGVD from the coding sequence ATGGGTAAGAAGTCAGCCGAAGCCGAGTCGCAAGCCGCAGGAAAGTGTGCGATTTGCCGGGAACCGATCCCTGACGAACGCGTGGACATGTTCTGCAGCGATCGATGCCGAACGATTGATCTGGGGAAGTGGCTCGATGGCTCCTACACGATCAGTCGACCGATCGAGCAGCGCGATCTGGAAGAGGGCGTGGACTAG
- a CDS encoding Fur family transcriptional regulator translates to MVTTHSHPQYDGDDPLMLAPVCSIFRRFLHDQGLKFTSERAHILDTVLTKTEVFEAEQLLNEMRSSDQKVSKATIYRTLKHLVECQIIEEVLLDPRQTHYQTCIGRPPTGHLMCVESGKIVEFPLEEIRELVNRICDEHGFQHVGHRLVIQGISPEAAQQDRDEAS, encoded by the coding sequence ATGGTGACCACCCACTCACATCCGCAATATGACGGCGACGATCCCCTCATGCTGGCCCCCGTCTGCTCGATCTTCCGGCGATTTCTCCATGACCAGGGCCTGAAATTCACCTCCGAGCGTGCCCACATCCTCGATACCGTCCTCACGAAAACCGAGGTCTTCGAGGCCGAACAGCTTCTCAACGAGATGCGTTCCTCCGACCAGAAGGTCTCCAAGGCCACCATCTACCGAACCCTCAAGCATCTTGTCGAGTGCCAGATCATCGAGGAAGTGCTGCTCGACCCGCGTCAGACGCACTACCAGACCTGCATCGGACGCCCGCCCACCGGACACCTGATGTGCGTCGAGAGCGGGAAGATCGTCGAATTCCCCCTCGAAGAGATCCGTGAACTGGTCAACCGCATCTGTGACGAACACGGCTTCCAGCACGTGGGGCACCGACTGGTTATCCAGGGCATCTCGCCCGAAGCGGCTCAGCAGGACCGGGACGAGGCGTCCTAG